TTTAATTTACTGTatctatttaataattttaaaaagagattgcAAAAAGTATAATAAAACTCTAGGGAATATAGATGCAATGAAATAGATGCATCTATACctaaatatgtatatatgcagTTTTCACAAAGAACATCTCTTCTGTTTCGTGGGTTTGATACACATTTGCCATCTCACCTTATGCTTGCACTGTAAGTTGTGGTTTTCCACAGCACATGTGATCATACATGTCATTGTGTCATTGTGTCACACAGTGACAGCCTGGAAATTGGTGAGACAGTGCCATACCCTGACAGAGAGCTTTGCTcagcctgctgctctctgctgggatTGGCTGGGTGCCCCAGCACAGGTTCATTCATATCTCCCCTCCAAGTAAGGAGGGACGTGGCAAGGCATTAGCATCCCACTGTCAGTGCCAGCAAGGAGGGCCAGGCTGGGACCATGCTGCAATGCCCATGTGTTCTGCCTGGCttcctcccctctgctctgtgcacagagctaCCTCAGCTGCAGTACAAAGGTGCAGCGAGGGCTTTTCAGGAAAAGAGAGTAAAAACTGTATGTGGAAAAATGTTAGTGTTGGAGTGTTTGTGCATGTggtgaggggaaaggagaagaaataagTAAGACTTTGTTTTGAAGTTCTTCAGTTAAGTCATAAGCTTTTGAGTTTGCTGACCTGAACTAGTCCAAGGCTCTTAGGATCTGTCGGGTCCATGACTGGATTCTCATGCCCAAGGCCAGCACTGCCTCTTGGGCCTTGTTTACCACTGCCAtcagggctctgctgtccctggctgtgaCAGGGGCACCTTACTGCTGCTCAGAGGTGGCACAGCACCCTCCAGGAACATGGTTCATGGTGATAAAAGACTCAGAGTTGAAGGTCTGGGGCCCAGTCAACAAACTCAAATGAAACTTCCAATTTGGAAGTGCCAAAGTTGTTTTCTTGGCTTAAGACATCAAAGCAGATTGTTGTTATGCTTCCACATCTCTATTTTTGTCCCAGtttgaaggaaattaaatgttgTACAatccaaattttatttcaaggtAGGAATatagtttgggggttttttttaattgtttattcAGTAgtctttataaaataaacattgtCTCCTCAGTATGAGCAGGGATTTTATGCCAAGGCAACCCCATTTACAATTTAGGATGTCCTGTTATTGTAAATATACTAGATTGAAAGAATGGATCATGTTTTGCTAAAGGCTTTGTCCTACACTGGCATGGAACAGCcctgaaaaatatctttagaGAGAAAAGTTACTTCCAGATTCTTGGGGTCCGGGTGTTGaggtgaccccaagagtgtaaaagtccttgtttcccagcccgtgcagccaaagaagaagcCTGAATGTgtagggtcggcttctcaaggttgtttattttctcttctctatAACATtatttctctgacctgctgagctctgtctagcAAGTATTCCATGGTGTTCTGTCTGCCCTTCAGGGCGgtgtttatattttatactaaaaactacGTGTGCTATGTTTACAATAACatgccaatatctatcatttATGTTAGACAGcgtgtctctaccttaaaccaacagaaaagtgtcaccatcacagcaagacatggaggacaaaaagaaggagaaaaaggtcaagacatgcccaaatccctcactcttgtccccttgaaccccatcctaaaaagccccaaaattctactttttcaccctgtgttaatttaACTACCACACTATTCAAACcctcatacaaagttggcagtttttccctcgggctaaaatcaaagccacaggtgtttttgacttcatgccaaggtctccgagccccctACCAGGGTCtcaagacagccagggcagccagagggatgtcctgggttcTGACACCAGATAACGCGAAGTTCCTCAAAGTGTCCAGAACAGATCCTGCAGATGCCTGAGAACTTGCATATCCAATTTACAATGCTGAGAATAAAGAATCCTCtcacaccccaaaaaccagaCACTTACAGCAAACAAATTTAAGTGTCTTTAGTTGCTCATAAGTCGACCCAGATTTTTGAAAGAGCTCTGGTACAACCTAGGTGCCAGAAGATGTGCATGAATTTTCAGGAGGACTCAGGAGAATACATTCTGAATTCtcaaattcaaaaataaaagtaaaaatcttCTCAAAATCTGAGCTCTCTGCTTCTAATGCTTCATATATGACTTTGCATTCCCTTGATGgagaaggcaaacaaaaaagaaatgggGCTGTTCATGATGAAGacatatttcttcttctcccaCTTGTCTTGATTTTGTCTTCAGGTTGCTTGCTTTTTCTGTCTGTGGAGTTGCTGGGTCATGACTGCAGATGGCCTTATGAACATTTACAAAGTGTCCAGCCTAAGGACTTACATGTTGAAGGTTTACTAGTTTTCTATTAGCTTGATTTGTCCTGGCAGATCATTTGCTCCATAGTGTAATAGCTTGGATGCCTTCTAAGCTgaccttttcctctttcttttaagCATATGTTTTGAACTTCAAACTGTGTCTTTGtcttacagagaaaaaaggttattttttacACTTTGCCAGGTTTAACAGCAACAATCGGAGGCTTACATGtacagggaagaaaattaaggGTTAAATCTAAGGTAGTAGTTACTGGAAAAGATCAGAAGTTCTGCTtcttccagcagctgagcaAAACCGCAAGTGTTAGAAAGAAACCAGCTCTGAGGTCTGATGCCATCTTTCCATCTGATCCACTGACAACCCTCAACACAAGCTGGGCCTCATTTTCAGCCATCATggagaaaaattctttttttacttccccccttccaccccccccccctttttatATTGGTTTGTTGGTCTGGATTTTCTTTTAGTAGATCAAAGTTTAGTTAATACTTGCTATGGTGTAGGTGTCTGTAATCAATGGCAACAAACACAATGAGAAAATGAGAGGCTGTCCTTCCATGCCCCAGAGCAAGTGTCTGCCCAGAAGCACACAAGGCTCCTGGTGGGATCAGGGCTGCCAGGACCGATAGGCGGTGTAGTCTCGTGTTGGTGCATAGGATGGGTAACCCTTGTTCTTGTTCTTCTGGTACGGTGGGTGCCGGGGAGTCATGTTCATGTAGTCGCTCTGATGGTACATATGCTTTTTAGATTTCTGCTGTGGGAGAAGGATGAAGACAACTGTGAAAACTCTCATTTTAACTGCTGACAGTTCTGGCCCTAGGTCCCTGTTCAGGGAAGCAGGCATATTTGTAAGGCAGCTTCAGgtttaaatacatttacaaAAGAATTAGAACACATGTTCTCATCAAATAATCTATGGAATTTGCCCAACCTGAAAGTAAGTCTCCAACTTCTCTGGTGAGAGATTAACAGTGTTAGTTCTTCAGGTAAAGGAATGCTACACACCAAGGATACAAACTGATGCCTCTCACCATCATCTTGCCTCTCTCATCTGTGGAATGATTCAGCAGAAACAACAGAGTTTGAGCTGTGAAGGCTGTCCTCATTTATTAGGAGGTAAAGAGAAATTTGCTTAACTCAAACAGAATAAGAGCATGAAAAATCAGCCCAGACCATGGTTTTCCTACTATTTATAGCAGTAAGACACAATGCATATGTTGTTCTGAACCTTCCTTCAGGGAATGAAAGAACCAGAGTGATGTTAATTTTTTATGCCTCCTAATCTGGGCCttaaaaatcttatttccaCTGTTGGATTCCTGCTATAATGCCCCTGTGAGACAAGTGAAGAATCAGCTCTTTTAGAAATAAGAGTAACAGAAGACAGGTGAAATAATTTGCCTAAAATCACAGAGGAAATATGTGGCTACAGCAGCATTTCAGCCTCTGACTGCTGCAGGTTGTGCAAACGTTTGGTGTTTTTTACATAGCTTAAGGCTTTATTGATCAGGGGTGAGTAAAGTGCTTCCATGCTTTTTTCTTAATACTGATCATACCCTCTTACGTAATCTCCTTTTTACTGAAATTTCCTTTGCATGTACAGAAATAGTTGCATATGCTGCAGTATACATGCATATGATGCTGTGGAATTGGAGAGGTTTGCATTAGAAAATCTGATGGCTGAATTATGTTGTATGTGCAGAGTGGGGCAGTtactatgaaatattttaagctttttgATATTAATGTTATATATATGCAAAGGGTTGAATGTAAGTTACATACTGCTTAAGCCATGTAATACAGTCAATGCATGTAAAGCATTAGATACAAAGCTTTATCTCTGTGTTCATCTCCATAATACAGGATTTCTAATTCACCTAGGAGGTAGTTTTGCATGGGAGAAAGACATTTTGCTAGCATGAGTGATTGTTGGGCTGTTGCAGGATGAAAGACTGCTACTTTTGCAATGGAAAGCAGTTTTCCTTCAGAGAAGGCAGAACTGTATGAAAATAGATAAATCTTTAGCTGCTCTCAGGAGCTGATCAGGCTTTCCATGTCTGTCGAGTACCACAattaggacttttttttttacaattcgCAATGTCTTCTAGGCAGCTGTATTTACAGTCAACAACACTCTAAATATATCCACAGTCAGAATACATATTATCTGAAGAATACTACCAGCAGTAATAATAGCAGGTAAAAAAATGATGCAGCAAACAGCACACATGGCAATGCAGCCTTGTCACCCTTGCTGGGGGCAGACATGTTAGTGGCAAAGTGTGAAGCCATTAGGTAGCAAATGAATATAGCACAGAGAAAATGGTTCAGATTGTAAATTATGGATTTGAAGCTGTATCATCTCATctgtggcacagccacagcagcacagcactgtaaCACCAGCAGCTGCTCGAGTAATCCTCTCAGCTCTCCTCAGTCAGCCTCTACAACAGGGTACAAGGAAGAACCACTTAACTGGCCTTTTCGTCTTCCTGCAGCAGTGCCCCCTTTGGTTGTTTTCCATTAGAAATAGCTACAGATTGAGAAAGTGAAACACTTAGCAGATCTTAAGCTTCAGCTAGCAGTGACAGTGGCTTTCTGTATACATGCAACATTTAACCTGGCAGGGACTTTGTACCCTTTATACAGGCTACCTCATAACTGTTGTATTGAAAATTGCTACTTAACAACAAAAATAGAGAGGAAAGTCAGAGTGCAAGGAAGTGAGTTCCCTATGTTCAGGAGTAATGGAGTCATATGGAGTAAGTAGTGTAAATTGGCTCTGGAGATCACAGTCCTAAGACTTGCCAAGGAAAATGTCCTTCTGCTGCCCCAGTATCACACCAGGAGGAGAACTGGATGTGACTTGGGCCAGTCAACTCTCCAGAGAGattagaaagcaaaaattatgaACCATAAGGCTGTTTCAGCTTTCTTACTGTTGATGTACAGACAAGGGACTACTGAGATCCAGGTGCTTCTATTCCCTTGTAGTCAAGCTGCCAGAAATAGTGGCTGCTCAAGGGAATTGCTGGATAGGCACAAGACACTAGTGCAGATGGTCCTGGGCTGAGGGCTCCCTGTAGATTGTTTTATTGTAGGTGAGCTCCTGTCAGTATAGTCTCATAGGGTTTTGCCAGAAATGCTTGTAGTTCTAGATTTCCCTGACAGGTTCAATTGGTAGAAGTGTCCCAGTATTGCTGGTGTGCAGGGCACTGCCAACACTATGGCATTGCTATCTGCTGTAGGACCCCACTGCAGAGGCCTGACTGCCCACCCGGAGAGCATCTGGTGTTTCAGCTCTTTTGGGGCACACCATGGGTGTGCATACATAGCTGGGATGAAGAAACACTGTCATCCTGTACTGAAGAGGTATCAGTGAGTTAGTGGTAAACATGACAAGTATAGGCCTGAGAAATGAGCTACTAGAGCacacaaagcaaaggaaaatacaaatttcttaCCCAATAGTTAATAAAAACTGCAGTTATTAGCATACTGTAGAGTGCAAGAATTCCAGTCACTGTTGCCAGAATCCACAAAGGAATTGCAGACTGAGGCTCTTGTATTTGAGTGAGTGTCTCTTTAAGGAAAGAGCAAATAAAACTGTAAgtacatgaaattaaaaacatcagtCTTTGCTTATTTATTCCTTGTTCCAATGTGTCATTTTTATTAATCATCATTTTAAGTTCTCTTCTTCAGGAAGTCCATGGCAAGAATGTAATTTTACCAGGCAATCcaacttttgtttttaaggaaacaaaCTGCCTCCAGCCATTATGTAGGGAGTGTGTATGGGGAGGATATTGGCCTACAGAGGTTTCTCAGCTTACCTTTTACATGAATGACAGTCCCGTTGCTCTTCTCATTGTAGACGTATGGGGGTGGATACATGACCTCAATTTTGCAGAAGTAGATGTCAGTTTGGTTGGCATTCATGTTCCAAAGATTGAAGATGACTTTGTCTTTATCATGATCCCCCTGGCAGTTGAATCCTTTATTTGAATTGCTGCTAATTTTGGTTGTGTTCCATGAAATAAAGCAAACTTCAACTGAACTGTCTGTTCCTTTGTGTAGCGAAGCTCGAAATTCCTTCCCTGTCCCATTGTATGTGTAGTTGCAAACTAGAGTTGCAGATTGGTTAGCTACAATGAGCAAAGGATGCTGAGCCACTAAAATCTTGTTTTCtggaagggaggggagaaagTGAGAAGAGCACTTGTTTATAAAATATAGTATGAGACTTCAGAACCCCACATCCTCCCATGCAACTCTTCTCCATATCTCCTCTCCCCTACGAGGGACACTCCCTACGAGGGAGTACAAAACCACCCGACTGCAGAAGCAGTTTCTCACAGGAGCTATTGTTGCAGCAATCCACCTGTATGAAAATAATACACAGTCTCTAGGGGAAACTATGAGATCAAGAGTGTTTTTCTTCAGAGTCAGAACACTAGCAGAGGCAGTGGCCTGTGATTAAGATTTAACATCAGAGCTCAGAAGCCTAGTCTGCATCTGTGTTCATGTGTGTATACCTAAGGCCATCTAAGTCTATCCTTTACTTAGCCAGCAGTTTCCCAGGGAACATTATGTATTGAAAATACTATGAATTGACACTGCAGTCAGATAagataatattatttatatattttctttttaattcaagGACTCCTGAAGAGTTTGCAGGTGGATTTGCTGAACCATTTCAGTGATTTGGACCTTGGGCAATGAACACTAAAAGCATGAACTGCTatcattttaatgtaaaataagtAATTTCTCTAGCCAGCAGCTGTAGTAGATTCTTAATCTCTCAAAGAACTCAGGAGTTGACTAATCTGACACTGCATTGGCACTTAGCACTTGAATAGCCTGAAAAAAGCGTGTCACATGAATGTATAATTGAATTTTAATTGACCAGACTGATACATAAACAGGAAATGTTTTCTGACAAGTAGACCTCTGTGCTATCATCTGCCAAACAATGAAACATAGTGAGGACTATGCAGAAAGACAACTTCTTCCAAGAAAAGTCATCCTGTACAAATGAGGCCCTTCTTTTCAAATGATGACCTCTAAGTAATAGGAAGGGAGTTGTGGCTCTTAAGCTAGAGACTTGCCAAAGCTTTTATATGACTGCTTAAGTCTTTATGTAAGCTCAACTTATTTGAGGTCTGGATAGTTTATTGCAGATCCCTGAGAATCACTGTGGCTGTTAGAATGACAAGTGTACCTCTTGTCCTCAAAATGTGCTGCAAACATAGATTCTTTCTACTTAATCCGTGTGGCGAGACTTCAAAAAGGCTAGTAAGAGAAATTAAGTGGGAAGGAGGCCAGAACCAGAATGCCCAGAAAATTAGTATCTAAAACTGTTTTTAACAGTATTTAGGACCAAATTATGCTTACTGTATTCATGCCTGCACAAAAAGATGAAGTAGTGATCCTTGAGCAGGATACTCCTTTGGGATGAATGCGGTCTCGGGAATAAAGTAAATACAAAAGATGCATGAAATGGTAAGGACTAGTGGTAGGGTGTGAGCAGTAAAAACAGCCTTTGGCTAGCAGGTTCTCCAGTTACCAGCAGAACTTGTGAAACTGCTGAAGTTGTTAATTCTCTCATTGAAAGTCTCATTTACCAGCCCTTGCTTCAAATGAGAGGAGTATATGTGAGACAGGGAATGTTCTACTGCCTATCTTTAGCAAAGAAAGATTGTAGCCTATCCCCCTTGCACCCCTTTACTCAACATTGTTAGTGAGAGGGTGGAGGAGAGCTCATAACAGCTCTGAAATTCCATGTTCCAGGCAACCAAAACACTGTGAAACTTTGGATGAAGGATAACATTTCCAGGCTTtccagcagaaagagaaaaggatcTTCGAATCCTAAGACAGAGTGGCTAAGTAAGAACAGAGAAGGCAAGTCTTTACTCAAGGTGATGCCTGTGGTGACTTTTCATCAAAATGAAGACATTTCAGCAAAACAATTCAGTTTCCTTGAATCAGCATTTTCCGACAAAAGCTCTCACATAGGCTTATAAGGCATTCTAGTAAGGGGTGAGGTTTGGATTCCACTGCTTTAGACAAGGTATTTGATCATAATTTTGTTGGCCAGAAAATTGATCTTTGGCCTACATGGCAATTTGCAAGTCTGCAGTAGAATTGTTCCACCTTTAGCACAGCAGAATTCTACGCATCTCACTTGAGATGTTATTCTACTGCTTTACAGTATTTGTGCACTACTACAACCCTGATTGTTACAGGGACTGAATACACCTTCAGGGGAGACCTTTTATGTCTTAGAGCTGACAATCAAAATAGAGTCCcagaacagacagaaatataACACTTCAAAAAGTGCTTGTGTGTTTTCATTGCAATTACTTCCAGAAAACTAATGGATATTTATTGCTCAGCCTGATCATATTTTCTCTGCAGCCAGAGGAAAGTCAGAGAACACTGAAAATCTCATCCCTCATCATGCCTTCAGATGTTATTTAGACTCTTCTGCAGACCCCTGTCTCTTTTGCTGTCATCAGCTAACCTGTATTCCTGCTGTTTAGACCTGCGCTTCATTCCTTGAACTCCACTGTTTAACTACAGCTCAGGACTATTTATGTCCCTGCCATGACACAGTGCTAACTGGCAACCAGTCTCTTTTGATACACCCACCTAAAATGATAAATTCCTTCAACTTATTTTCACCTCTTGTATTTATAATCCAATCTGTTTGCCTTGTCTTGTAGGCTAGGCTTGATAATCTAGCTCCGTGCTGCTGATGCTGGGATGGAGACTGGCTGAGTAGTGGGAAAAGCTCATTTGTGGGTCATTAAATGAAGACAGCTCCAACACGATTGAAGCTAAGCACCTAAATCCACTTTCACAAACTGGCTCTGTTAGTTCAAATCTAAATTAAaggagatatttttgttttcatttatagAAGAACTTTTTAGCACCAAATGAATTGGTTGGGCTGCAAGGCAAACTTACCCCACTGGCATGTTGGACAAGCCCTGCtgtcatcctcctcctctggacttggaggtttttttgaaTTGAAGAAAGTCAGTCATACTAAAATGTGTGTTAGTTTCATGGGGATGACAGAGTAATGCCTAACATCCCTCACTTCCCAGGTGATCTGAATAGGATTTGACTACATTCTTAGTAGGATCTAGCCCATTCTGAGCAAACATGGGCTGAGGCTGCTTTTGCCTTCACAGAGATAGTTTTTTCCTAATAAGTGTCACTTGTCACTTCGGGTTTGTTAAATGGTGAAAACTCTGAAACATTTAGGAGGTGTTTCCATTCCCTTAAGTAGGGTTATGATTGCCACTTCAGAGCTGTGTTCAGTTATGCTGTGTAGTAATAAATATCTATATCTTGGCCTTACCCAGCCAGGAAAATATCAGTTATGAAAAATCATTGTTTACAGTTTCAAAAAGCagtgacttttaaaatgtaaaatcatTTCACTCAGTGTTCACAGGCTGCAAGCCTTCTCAGGATCTTAGGATTTATATGCAATGGTGTGTAAGACCTCTGAATACTTGTTAAGCTTTTTATGGATTATTTGTAGTGTTGGACATTTCTTGTAAATATATGTGAGGGGGTTTTGGATCATGAAACAAAATGCCATCCATCTATAATATCTCTAATATACTGACTCTCTGATCATCGAACCCAATGCAAGCAAAACTTAATTGaaggtttttatttgttctatTTGCCAAGAAAGTGAAATAGAGTTGACAAAGTATGGAAAATAACTATTTTgaggtgttgtttttttttttttttgccagaactCTTCATGAATCATTATCAgctattggaaaaaaatattctgctaaaatatttagtactcttcttccttttttatgcCAGCTGACTTCAAGAAGCTATTTTCCAGAGCAAGGTATCTAAAATAAGTTGACATTTCTGTAAGCACAGGAAAGAAATGGCCCACCTAACTTCTTGGGGGGATAGGGAAAAACCTAACTGAAAAAactgaaaggaatttttttaagcCAAAGGCAGAAAGGCATACAGGTATGTTATAAACAAAGCTattttggttttcctgctgctaGTTTGTTGTTCAATTATGTTTACTCGTCTTTCCCAGGTACAAGGGTCCTTCT
The Vidua macroura isolate BioBank_ID:100142 chromosome 7, ASM2450914v1, whole genome shotgun sequence DNA segment above includes these coding regions:
- the CD28 gene encoding T-cell-specific surface glycoprotein CD28, encoding MLLGILVVLFFIPTADVTENKILVAQHPLLIVANQSATLVCNYTYNGTGKEFRASLHKGTDSSVEVCFISWNTTKISSNSNKGFNCQGDHDKDKVIFNLWNMNANQTDIYFCKIEVMYPPPYVYNEKSNGTVIHVKETLTQIQEPQSAIPLWILATVTGILALYSMLITAVFINYWQKSKKHMYHQSDYMNMTPRHPPYQKNKNKGYPSYAPTRDYTAYRSWQP